TTATGAATACAATTTTGAAAAAATAGGTTCTGAAATGATTCCAGACTATGATGAGGTTGAGAAAGCTTCAACAATTATTGCTGTAGGGGATATATTTAGGGGAAATCCATTAATTTCACGTAGAATTATTCATGCTAAAGATAATGGTTGTAGATTTATTAACATTCATACTATTGAAAATTTAACTGGATATAACTGTGATGAATTTATAAAGATTGATGATTATTCAAATTTACATGAAGAGCTTAAAAAGCTTGATGTTGATGGGAATACTATATTAGTTATCAATGAAATTAATGATGAATCCAACTATATGGAAATTATAAATGCTGCTAAAAGTAAAGGTATAAAGGTTTTACCTGTATTAAAACATCCTAATAGTTATTCAGTACTTAACGAAGTAGCACCTTCCACAATCGAAGAATTAAATAACAAATTCAATGATTCCTCTGTTTTAATTTTAATTAATGAGAATCCTAATTTTTATCTTGATAAAGATGCTATCAAAAGCAATAAAATTCTTTCTTTAAATACTGCTACTGATTATGGTGCAGCTGACGTAAATATTCCAGTACAAGCTTGGTTTGAAAAAGACGGATCATTCACTAATTCAACAGGATTAACTCAAGAATTTAAAATAGCTATTCCATCAGATGCAAAATCTGTCAGTGAAGTACTTAAATTATTAATGGAATGAAGGTGTAAAAATGGATAAATATATTGAAGCAAAAGCAGTTGATAATGATATTTTTGAAAGAGGAGAAAATGGTGGTGCAGTAACAGCATTGCTTAAATATTTACTTGATTCCAACATAGTTGACGGAGTTTTAAATGTTAAAGAAGGTAACAGTGTCTATGATGGTATACCAACATATACCACCAATGGTGAAGATTTAATTAATACTGCAGGATCATTACATTGTGCACCTACAATGGTTTCTGATTTAATTGCTAGATATTTAAATGATGAAAAAGTAGCCGTTACAACTAAACCTTGTGATGCAATGGCTATTGATGAAGTTATTAAGAGACATGGTATTAATAGGGATAACGTTTATATGATTGGATTAAACTGTGGTGGAACAGTTCGTCCTACTGTTGCAGAAGAAATGATAGAATTATTCTATGATCTTGACCCTAATGAAGTTAATTCAGAGGAAATTACAAAGGGTAATTTCACTGTAGAACTTGAAAATGGGGAAGAAAAATCAGTTAAAATTGATCAATTGGAAGAAGAAGGATTTGGAAGAAGAGAAAACTGTCAAAGATGTGAATTTAAAATACCAGAAAAAGCGGATATAGCTTGTGGTAATTGGGGAGCAAGTGACGGTTATACATTCATTCAAATAAATTCTGATAAAGGAGAAAAATTAGTGGAAGATGCTGAAAAGGCAGGATATATTAAAACTAAAAAACCTTCAGAAAAACAAATTAATATCAGAAGTAAAATTGAAGGTATTATGGTTAACATGTCTAAAAAAACTCAGGAAACCCAACTATTTGAGGAATTACCTGAAGGTGATGAACTAATTCAAGTCCTTGGCCGTTGTCTTAAATGTAAAAGATGTAGGGATATCTGTCCAATATGTAATTGTAATACATGTAGGTTAGATGAAGATTTCTTTAGAGAAGATCCAACAGAGAAACCTGATGCGTTAATTTTACATGGTGTTAGAATGAGTCATATGGCATTTAGTTGTGTAAACTGTGGTCAATGTGAAGATGTCTGTCCTATGGAATTGCCAATCGCCAAATTATACCAAAAAATACAATTAAA
Above is a window of Methanobrevibacter boviskoreani JH1 DNA encoding:
- a CDS encoding molybdopterin-binding domain-containing protein → MLEIKHTICSKCGVGCGLNVISKNNKLVGIHPFKDHIINEGRNCDNCRNNVDTQILVSHESIDYDDLIDSGKEIIKSVKPEEVTILVSGTIDNDELDSVIDFSNENNFNLVSYEYNFEKIGSEMIPDYDEVEKASTIIAVGDIFRGNPLISRRIIHAKDNGCRFINIHTIENLTGYNCDEFIKIDDYSNLHEELKKLDVDGNTILVINEINDESNYMEIINAAKSKGIKVLPVLKHPNSYSVLNEVAPSTIEELNNKFNDSSVLILINENPNFYLDKDAIKSNKILSLNTATDYGAADVNIPVQAWFEKDGSFTNSTGLTQEFKIAIPSDAKSVSEVLKLLME
- a CDS encoding Coenzyme F420 hydrogenase/dehydrogenase, beta subunit C-terminal domain, yielding MDKYIEAKAVDNDIFERGENGGAVTALLKYLLDSNIVDGVLNVKEGNSVYDGIPTYTTNGEDLINTAGSLHCAPTMVSDLIARYLNDEKVAVTTKPCDAMAIDEVIKRHGINRDNVYMIGLNCGGTVRPTVAEEMIELFYDLDPNEVNSEEITKGNFTVELENGEEKSVKIDQLEEEGFGRRENCQRCEFKIPEKADIACGNWGASDGYTFIQINSDKGEKLVEDAEKAGYIKTKKPSEKQINIRSKIEGIMVNMSKKTQETQLFEELPEGDELIQVLGRCLKCKRCRDICPICNCNTCRLDEDFFREDPTEKPDALILHGVRMSHMAFSCVNCGQCEDVCPMELPIAKLYQKIQLKYRESTGYKSGITDGKPPMYSGEKEEIMD